A genomic region of Antennarius striatus isolate MH-2024 chromosome 4, ASM4005453v1, whole genome shotgun sequence contains the following coding sequences:
- the hgfb gene encoding hepatocyte growth factor, whose protein sequence is MWIYKLIFGLYLISCSECRRNVLQDYQKSHSTQLVVLFPDSSHLTKSKRVSMFKCAKVCSRNRRLPFTCRAFLYDHKSRKCQWLSFDRNSPGVVSQQNFNYHLYQKKDYIRECIVGTGQNYKGQRSVTVSGIPCQAWASPIPHEHKFMSKRYRKNDLRENYCRNPDNSSTGPWCFTTDPRPRLRHQECDVPQCSEVECMNCNGEDYRGPMDHTESGKECQRWDLDRPHNHLYHPRRYPDKGLDDNNCRNPDGRQRPWCFTTDPNTLWEYCNIKVCETTPTSNEVETTMCYQGRGKDYRGTVDVTPTGLTCQRWDSQYPHNHTFSPEAYTCKDLRENYCRNPDGREFPWCFTTDPRVRTMLCTNIPQCGTQKKPDDCYEGFGENYQGQQSTTKSNLPCSPWRDHNSSGERGLLMDSLEGNYCRNPDKDKHGPWCHTNNSAIPWDYCHIKHCDTSQNTIPLGELSSVGCFVHKRTRIVGGGPVRISDGSWMVSIQKGSIHWCGGSLIREEWVLTDRMCFSSCVPDLSEYRVWLGVSDMQEGAQDWSRKQEVNIAHVICGPEGSSLALIRLSKPALPADNVHTVQLPVDGCSIPEGTFCRMYGWGETKGTGHDDILKAVNLPIVSNERCTKMHRGNLQITNTRICAGGRSNEGVCERDYGGPLVCQDGEIRVIVGVSVHGRGCARANQPGIFINVPYYTQWIYKVFKYYPHPEIM, encoded by the exons ATGTGGATTTACAAGCTCATATTTGGACTCTACCTAATTTCCTGTTCAG AGTGCAGGAGAAATGTACTCCAGGACTACCAGAAGAGTCACAGTACACAGCTGGTTGTCCTGTTTCCTGATTCATCCCACCTGACCAAAAGCAAGAGGGTGAGCATGTTCAAGTGTGCCAAAGTCTGCAGCCGCAACAGAAGACTTCCCTTCACCTGCAG AGCATTCCTCTATGATCATAAAAGCAGGAAATGCCAGTGGCTGTCGTTTGACAGGAATTCACCAGGAGTTGTGAgccaacagaacttcaactaTCATCTCTATCAAAAGAAAG ACTATATTCGGgagtgcattgtgggtacagGTCAGAACTACAAGGGGCAGAGGTCAGTGACAGTAAGTGGGATCCCTTGCCAGGCCTGGGCCTCTCCTATTCCCCATGAACACAA ATTCATGTCTAAGAGATACAGGAAGAATGACCTCAGAGAAAACTACTGCCGCAACCCAGACAACTCCTCCACTGGACCATGGTGCTTTACCACTGACCCACGGCCACGTCTCAGACACCAGGAGTGTGACGTACCTCAGTGTTCAGAAG TTGAGTGTATGAACTGCAATGGTGAGGATTACAGAGGACCCATGGACCACACAGAAAGTGGAAAGGAATGCCAGCGCTGGGACCTTGATAGACCACACAACCACCTGTACCACCCCAGGag GTACCCTGACAAGGGTCTGGATGATAACAATTGTAGGAATCCAGATGGACGCCAAAGACCCTGGTGTTTTACTACAGACCCAAATACGCTCTGGGAGTACTGCAACATCAAAGTTTGTG aAACAACTCCCACAAGTAATGAAGTGGAAACAACCATGTGTTACCAGGGCAGAGGAAAGGATTATAGGGGGACGGTAGATGTGACACCCACAGGACTCACATGCCAAAGATGGGACTCTCAGTATCCCCATAATCACACATTTTCCCCTGAAGCCTACACCTGCAA AGACTTGAGAGAAAACTATTGTCGGAATCCAGATGGTCGAGAATTCCCGTGGTGCTTCACTACAGACCCAAGAGTACGCACAATGCTCTGCACCAACATACCTCAATGTGGTACCCAAAAAAAGCCTGATG ACTGCTATGAAGGCTTTGGAGAGAATTACCAAGGACAGCAGTCAACGACTAAATCAAACCTTCCCTGTAGTCCCTGGAGAGACCACAACAGCAG TGGTGAGAGGGGATTGCTGATGGACAGTCTGGAGGGAAACTACTGCAGAAACCCTGATAAAGACAAACATGGACCTTGGTGTCACACTAACAACTCTGCCATCCCCTGGGACTACTGCCATATAAAACATT GTGATACTTCCCAGAACACCATTCCGCTGG GAGAACTGTCTTCTGTAGGTTGTTTTGTTCATAAGAGAACCAGGATTGTAGGAGGAGGTCCAGTGAGAATATCAGATGGCAGCTGGATGGTCAGCATACAAAAAGG GTCAATACACTGGTGTGGGGGTTCACTCATTCGAGAGGAGTGGGTACTCACTGACAGAATGTGCTTTTCTTCATG TGTTCCGGACCTCAGTGAGTATCGAGTGTGGCTGGGAGTCTCAGATATGCAAGAAGGCGCTCAAGACTGgtccaggaaacaggaagtcaacataGCTCATGTGATATGTGGTCCTGAAGGCTCCAGTTTAGCCCTGATAAGGCTGTCTAA GCCTGCTCTTCCTGCAGACAATGTCCATACAGTTCAGCTGCCAGTGGATGGGTGCTCCATTCCAGAGGGAACATTTTGTAGAATGTATGGATGGGGAGAAACCAAAG GGACCGGCCATGATGATATACTAAAGGCTGTCAACTTACCCATTGTCAGCAATGAGAGGTGCACAAAGATGCACAGAGGGAACCTCCAAATCACCAACACCAGGATTTGCGCTGGAGGCAGGAGCAATGAAGGAGTGTGTGAG AGGGATTACGGTGGTCCTCTTGTGTGTCAGGATGGTGAGATCAGGGTTATTGTGGGAGTGAGTGTCCATGGCAGAGGCTGTGCTCGGGCCAACCAGCCTGGTATCTTCATCAACGTGCCCTACTACACACAGTGGATCTACAAGGTCTTCAAATATTACCCCCATCCTGAGATCATGTAG